A single region of the Equus przewalskii isolate Varuska chromosome 26, EquPr2, whole genome shotgun sequence genome encodes:
- the CREB3 gene encoding LOW QUALITY PROTEIN: cyclic AMP-responsive element-binding protein 3 (The sequence of the model RefSeq protein was modified relative to this genomic sequence to represent the inferred CDS: inserted 2 bases in 1 codon), whose translation MCNMEVPSDPGNQDLLDFLLEESGDLGAALDEALEASLDWELPPSEVLSDWEGEDFLSSLLSSPESLNVLSSSNPCPVHHDHTYSVPHEHISIDLDNRSYGKEGAQMTALHVEEPAEQPISQEPQEIARLILTDEEKRLLEKEGLTLPGTLPLSKMEEQVLKRVRRKIRNRKSAQESRRKKKVYVGGLENRVLKYTAQNLELQNRVQLLEEQNLSLLHHLRRLQAMVIQISNKTSSSSTCVLVLLFSFCLLLIPAMYSSDTRGSLPAEHRVLSRQLRALPSEDPQQLELPALRSEAPKDSSDHMLQAPGNSCCLFYQMPQAPGMEPPLKLPLPDPFSKSPCPGPIFPLHANLTRXGGWLPTHSPAPIILQGQYSG comes from the exons ATGTGCAATATGGAGGTGCCGTCGGACCCTGGTAACCAGGACCTGCTGGACTTCCTGCTGGAGGAAAGCGGTGATTTGGGGGCAGCGCTCGACGAGGCCCTGGAGGCTTCGCTAGACTGGGAGCTGCCTCCTTCTGAG GTACTTAGCGATTGGGAGGGCGAGGATTTCCTGAGCTCTCTGCTGAGTTCCCCAGAGTCATTGAACGTTCTCAGCTCCTCTAACCCCTGTCCGGTCCACCATGATCACACCTACTCTGTACCACATGAGCATATCTCCATAGATCT AGACAACAGGAGCTATGGAAAAGAGGGGGCCCAGATGACTGCACTGCACGTGGAGGAGCCAGCGGAACAG CCCATCTCCCAGGAACCCCAAGAGATTGCTAGGCTGATACTGACAGATGAGGAGAAGCGACTTTTGGAGAAGGAGGGGCTTACTCTGCCTGGGACGCTCCCTCTCAGTAAG aTGGAGGAACAAGTTCTGAAACGAGTGCGGAGGAAGATTCGAAACAGAAAGTCTGCTCAAGAGAGCCGCAGGAAGAAGAAGGTGTATGTGGGGGGTTTAGAGAACAG GGTCTTGAAATACACAGCCCAGAATCTGGAGCTACAGAACAGAGTCCAGCTCCTGGAGGAACAGAATCT GTCCCTTTTGCATCACTTGAGGAGACTCCAGGCCATGGTGATTCAGATATCAAAtaagaccagcagcagcagcacatgTGTTCTG GTCCTACTgttctccttctgtctcctcctcataCCTGCTATGTACTCTTCTGACACAAGGGGGAGCCTGCCAGCTGAGCATAGAG TGTTGTCCCGCCAGCTTCGTGCCCTCCCCAGTGAGGACCCTCAGCAGCTGGAGCTGCCTGCCCTGAGGTCAGAGGCACCAAAGGACAGCTCAGACCACATGCTCCAAGCTCCTGGCAACTCTTGCTGCCTGTTTTACCAGATGCCTCAGGCTCCTGGCATGGAGCCTCCCCTGAAGTTGCCACTCCCTGACCCCTTCTCAAAGTCCCCCTGCCCAGGTCCCATCTTTCCTCTGCACGCAAATCTCACGAG GGGGGGATGGCTTCCTACTCACAGCCCTGCACCTATCATCTTGCAGGGCCAGTACTCGGGCTAA